A window from bacterium encodes these proteins:
- a CDS encoding HEPN domain-containing protein, whose translation MKTSINHLPEYKREELEDIVGIIRAAAKVEMIILFGSYARGDFVERDFRYDAEEQHFTSYESDFDIMVIVKEEKIVDDYKIWNKVENQIRRNIHTPVNLIREDIEHVNEQLAVGRYFYADVKKEGILLYDSRRFQLARARKLTPGIKRALAKEDYKIWFPDAKQSFWVFEATFQKRWYKKAAFNLHQTTEALYSGASLVLTSYKPRTHDLEKLTERMEKIDTDFAEIFPREKGKEKHLFELLKEAYIGARYKKSYKITKRELEYLEERVKKLRRLALRKCREKFKQFEQKITT comes from the coding sequence ATGAAAACAAGCATAAACCATCTTCCGGAGTATAAACGAGAGGAACTCGAAGATATCGTTGGAATCATTCGTGCAGCAGCAAAAGTCGAGATGATTATTCTGTTTGGCAGTTATGCCCGTGGAGACTTCGTGGAGCGCGATTTTCGATATGATGCTGAAGAGCAACATTTCACGAGTTATGAAAGTGACTTTGACATTATGGTGATTGTGAAGGAGGAGAAGATAGTAGATGATTATAAGATTTGGAATAAAGTTGAAAATCAAATCAGACGCAATATCCATACACCAGTAAACCTTATTAGGGAAGATATTGAGCATGTCAATGAACAACTCGCAGTTGGCAGATACTTCTATGCTGATGTCAAAAAGGAAGGCATACTCCTTTATGACTCAAGACGATTTCAACTGGCACGAGCAAGGAAGCTTACCCCAGGAATAAAAAGGGCACTGGCAAAGGAGGATTATAAAATCTGGTTTCCAGATGCGAAGCAATCTTTTTGGGTTTTTGAAGCTACTTTTCAAAAAAGATGGTATAAAAAAGCCGCTTTTAACCTTCACCAAACCACCGAAGCTCTATACAGTGGTGCCTCTTTGGTCCTTACCAGCTATAAACCAAGAACACACGATTTAGAGAAACTAACAGAGCGAATGGAAAAAATTGATACGGATTTCGCCGAGATTTTCCCACGGGAAAAAGGCAAAGAAAAACATCTGTTTGAGCTTCTGAAGGAAGCATATATTGGTGCACGATACAAGAAATCATATAAAATTACCAAGCGTGAACTTGAATACCTTGAAGAGCGTGTAAAGAAACTACGCAGGTTGGCGTTGAGAAAGTGTCGAGAAAAGTTTAAGCAATTTGAGCAAAAAATTACAACTTGA